A genomic segment from Chloroflexota bacterium encodes:
- a CDS encoding VOC family protein, with product MAEDQRPGTVYWIDHFAVPSNDLDRWIRFQINVLGATLDRINGLTTEARKRNQSIAAFCKTPYSMVDAFLQSDQVLPDSEPGSALPRFGFFIRPEDIGAHLRRLDEQRVPHTDPIRTSAEGDEGTAIRFCDPDGNQLEFWAPTHLPPGAMAGETPCKVGRISHAVYESRDINRTADFFDRFCALDPIANADLEKDTLALPLAGGGRIVFHSVEQLGSWTLARARGQGPHAALTVRDEDYFGNYRRMWATLPEGERPDRADAVDFPSLPARTVMHGSGGGRRWFQMFGRGDDFYDWDANAFHFIGSVGLEDSPAMTYQAHSMDWHVERVPKDANGRPIV from the coding sequence ATGGCAGAAGATCAGCGGCCAGGAACCGTCTATTGGATCGATCATTTCGCGGTACCCAGCAACGATCTCGATCGCTGGATCAGGTTCCAGATCAACGTGCTGGGCGCGACGCTCGATCGCATCAACGGCCTCACCACCGAGGCGCGCAAGCGGAACCAATCCATCGCCGCGTTCTGCAAGACTCCCTACTCAATGGTGGACGCGTTTCTCCAGAGCGATCAGGTGCTGCCCGATTCCGAGCCGGGGTCGGCCTTGCCGCGCTTCGGGTTTTTCATCCGTCCCGAGGACATCGGCGCGCATCTGCGCCGGCTCGATGAGCAGCGCGTGCCCCACACGGACCCGATTCGAACGTCCGCGGAGGGAGATGAGGGAACGGCGATTCGCTTCTGCGATCCAGATGGGAACCAGCTCGAGTTTTGGGCGCCAACCCACCTACCACCCGGCGCAATGGCTGGCGAGACGCCGTGCAAAGTGGGACGGATTAGCCACGCCGTCTATGAGTCTCGTGACATCAACCGGACAGCCGACTTTTTCGACCGCTTCTGCGCGCTCGACCCGATAGCGAACGCTGACCTGGAGAAGGACACCCTCGCCCTGCCGCTTGCTGGCGGCGGGCGGATTGTCTTCCACAGCGTTGAACAGCTGGGATCCTGGACGTTGGCCCGCGCCCGCGGACAGGGACCGCACGCTGCCCTGACGGTGCGTGACGAGGACTATTTCGGGAACTATCGAAGAATGTGGGCGACACTGCCCGAGGGTGAACGGCCGGACCGCGCCGACGCGGTGGACTTCCCGTCACTGCCCGCTCGCACGGTGATGCATGGAAGCGGGGGCGGCCGGCGCTGGTTCCAGATGTTCGGCCGCGGCGACGACTTTTACGATTGGGACGCCAATGCGTTCCACTTCATCGGAAGCGTCGGGCTGGAAGATTCGCCCGCGATGACGTACCAGGCGCACTCGATGGATTGGCACGTCGAGCGCGTGCCGAAGGATGCCAACGGGCGCCCCATCGTGTAG
- a CDS encoding isochorismatase family cysteine hydrolase: MDLELVEAKTALLCMDVHEFTTAHIPAARRERLVAALRAVLGAARTAGVPIIYVAAARRASFTSPRNKFTARTRAPSSAAEAEERTRILEAVAPAGDEPIVRKPRINAFFASELQSMLSARDIDTVVLTGVSTNFVVESTARHAVDADYRVIVLEDCCAAASEEDHARAIASMTPMLHIATSGDFVASVGRSR; encoded by the coding sequence ATGGATCTGGAGCTCGTGGAGGCCAAAACGGCGCTCCTGTGTATGGACGTACACGAGTTCACCACGGCGCACATACCAGCCGCGCGGAGGGAGCGGCTCGTTGCCGCGCTCCGCGCCGTCCTTGGCGCGGCGCGCACCGCCGGCGTGCCGATCATCTACGTCGCAGCGGCGCGACGCGCCAGCTTTACCTCGCCACGGAACAAGTTCACCGCGCGAACGAGGGCCCCGTCGAGCGCAGCCGAAGCCGAGGAGCGTACGCGGATCCTCGAAGCCGTGGCGCCAGCCGGCGACGAGCCGATCGTGCGCAAGCCTCGGATCAATGCGTTCTTCGCTAGCGAGCTGCAATCGATGCTCTCAGCGCGCGACATTGACACCGTCGTCCTCACCGGGGTCTCGACGAACTTCGTCGTCGAATCGACAGCGCGCCACGCGGTGGATGCCGACTATCGGGTTATCGTGCTGGAAGACTGCTGCGCTGCTGCCTCCGAGGAGGACCACGCGCGCGCGATAGCCAGCATGACTCCAATGCTCCACATTGCGACGTCCGGAGACTTCGTCGCGAGCGTCGGACGATCGCGCTGA
- a CDS encoding universal stress protein, translating into MAKRGGVVRRLLVPSDGSADSDRAVDLAKRIALAQSAEIILARVAEPVAGSLASAGGEVNADAYDHFSQSDDAHIMGELRSLADTFGLGSLAVRCLVLHGPIEQALLDCERQQRPDLVVIASHGRTGLARLALGSVADRLVRDGASPVLVTPRSRGIITTPEHALVLLDGSAVAEHALPMVQEMAGRPLRRLVLFRSVRKEQDRSPATAYLEGIARRLDSSGARVEIVVDVAPDVRESVEQASATVDLIILCTHGRGGFSRLRHGSVAAHIMRAVSKPALLVRAADILDTE; encoded by the coding sequence ATGGCGAAACGCGGGGGCGTGGTGCGGCGGCTCCTGGTACCCAGTGACGGATCGGCTGACAGCGATCGGGCGGTCGACCTGGCCAAGCGCATCGCCCTGGCTCAATCGGCCGAGATCATCCTGGCGCGGGTGGCCGAGCCGGTCGCGGGCTCTCTGGCGTCCGCCGGTGGAGAGGTCAACGCTGACGCCTATGATCACTTCAGTCAGAGCGACGACGCGCACATCATGGGGGAGCTGCGGAGTCTGGCAGATACGTTTGGGCTGGGCAGCCTGGCCGTCCGATGCCTCGTCCTCCATGGGCCGATCGAACAGGCGCTCCTCGACTGCGAGCGTCAGCAGAGACCCGACCTGGTGGTCATCGCGTCCCATGGCCGAACGGGGTTGGCGCGCCTGGCCCTCGGGAGCGTCGCCGATCGCCTCGTGCGCGATGGCGCCAGCCCCGTGCTCGTCACGCCACGATCGAGGGGGATCATCACGACGCCCGAGCACGCCCTGGTGTTACTCGACGGCTCAGCCGTCGCGGAGCACGCGCTTCCCATGGTCCAGGAGATGGCGGGAAGGCCGCTACGGCGGCTGGTGCTCTTCCGCTCGGTCCGCAAGGAACAGGATCGCAGCCCCGCCACCGCGTATCTCGAGGGCATCGCCCGCCGCCTCGATTCCAGCGGCGCGCGGGTGGAGATCGTCGTCGACGTGGCGCCAGACGTGCGGGAAAGCGTCGAGCAGGCGTCGGCGACGGTCGACCTGATCATCCTGTGCACCCACGGGCGCGGCGGCTTCAGCCGGCTACGCCACGGAAGCGTGGCCGCGCACATCATGCGCGCCGTGAGCAAGCCGGCTCTTTTGGTGCGGGCGGCGGACATTCTAGATACCGAATGA
- a CDS encoding LysM peptidoglycan-binding domain-containing protein, translating to MVSSNLARVPILALIWSLLVLSPGSPTVVASRNDDVYVVEPGDTLTAISSSTGVPADEIAALNDLTDPDALAVGQVLRLSDDAAAADSAGPSYDVQAGDTLYAIARRLNVPMSSLLDLNPAVSPDVLVPGQRIRVPDDVLSASSAYDGGATIATATPASRARPEAAPTATPMPMRPVLRGVVAPSPVIIPLPTASVECRYPPPWGTVIAAIDGVPVYSNGTNPSNGCLGTFGLTYQCVELVQRYFALRFGVQEAMWRGVGHAVDVWQHHPPGASTVPNGQSPGPQHGDVLVFDDGGAGHVALVSRVADHRVSFVEQNFSANGEAWLAIDAANVVEPRGQYRVLGWLHYQRPPNPS from the coding sequence ATGGTGTCGAGCAATCTCGCGAGAGTCCCTATCCTTGCGCTGATCTGGTCGCTTCTCGTGCTATCACCCGGCTCGCCGACAGTCGTCGCATCGCGAAACGATGATGTGTACGTGGTGGAGCCGGGGGACACGCTGACCGCGATCTCGTCGTCGACGGGCGTCCCCGCGGACGAAATCGCGGCGCTCAACGATCTCACGGACCCTGACGCGCTCGCGGTCGGCCAGGTGCTTCGGTTGTCCGACGACGCCGCGGCCGCCGATTCGGCAGGTCCGTCCTATGACGTCCAAGCAGGAGACACGCTCTACGCCATCGCGCGGCGCCTCAACGTGCCAATGTCGAGCCTGCTCGACCTCAATCCAGCGGTCAGCCCAGACGTCTTGGTGCCCGGCCAGCGGATCCGCGTTCCGGACGACGTGCTGAGTGCTTCGTCGGCGTACGACGGAGGCGCCACAATCGCGACCGCGACGCCGGCCTCGCGGGCACGCCCGGAAGCGGCGCCGACGGCGACACCCATGCCAATGCGACCCGTCCTCCGCGGAGTCGTTGCGCCCTCACCCGTCATCATTCCGCTGCCCACGGCATCCGTCGAATGCCGCTATCCGCCGCCGTGGGGGACGGTAATCGCCGCGATCGACGGCGTGCCCGTCTACTCCAACGGAACGAACCCATCGAACGGTTGCCTCGGCACGTTTGGCTTGACGTACCAGTGCGTGGAGCTGGTCCAGCGCTATTTCGCCTTGCGGTTCGGTGTACAAGAGGCGATGTGGCGCGGCGTCGGCCACGCGGTAGACGTCTGGCAACACCACCCACCCGGAGCATCGACGGTCCCAAACGGCCAGTCGCCCGGCCCGCAGCACGGCGACGTCCTCGTGTTCGACGACGGAGGTGCAGGCCACGTCGCCCTGGTGTCGCGAGTGGCGGACCATCGGGTCAGCTTCGTCGAACAGAACTTCAGCGCGAATGGAGAGGCGTGGCTGGCGATCGATGCGGCCAACGTCGTCGAGCCGCGCGGGCAATATCGCGTGCTAGGCTGGCTCCACTATCAGCGCCCACCGAATCCCTCCTGA